One stretch of Cellulomonas wangsupingiae DNA includes these proteins:
- the whiA gene encoding DNA-binding protein WhiA translates to MALTAQVKDELARLKVDKTSCRKAEISATLRFAGGLHIISGRIVIEAELDTGIAARRLRQAIAEIYGHESDIIVVSGGGLRRGSRYVVRVVKDGESLARQTGLLDNRGRPVRGLPPQVVSAGVGEAEAAWRGAFLAHGSLTEPGRSSALEVTCPGPEAALALVGAARRLGVAAKARDVRGVDRVVIRDGDAIGAMLTRLGAHDTMLVWEERRVRREVRGTANRLANFDDANLRRSARAAVAAGARVDRAFEILGDDLPEHLRQAGELRLAHKEASLEELGKLADPPLTKDAVAGRIRRLLATADRRAAELGIPDTEAGLSPDLLDL, encoded by the coding sequence ATGGCGCTGACGGCACAGGTGAAGGACGAGCTCGCCCGGCTGAAGGTGGACAAGACCTCCTGCCGCAAGGCGGAGATCTCCGCGACCTTGCGGTTCGCCGGCGGGCTGCACATCATCTCGGGCCGGATCGTCATCGAGGCCGAGCTGGACACCGGGATCGCGGCGCGGCGCCTGCGTCAGGCGATCGCCGAGATCTACGGGCACGAGAGCGACATCATCGTCGTCTCCGGCGGCGGGCTGCGGCGTGGCAGCCGCTACGTGGTGCGTGTCGTGAAGGACGGGGAGTCCCTGGCCCGCCAGACGGGCCTGCTCGACAACCGCGGACGACCCGTGCGCGGGCTGCCCCCGCAGGTCGTGTCCGCGGGCGTCGGTGAGGCCGAGGCGGCCTGGCGTGGCGCCTTCCTGGCCCACGGCTCGCTGACCGAGCCGGGGCGGTCGTCCGCGCTGGAGGTCACGTGCCCGGGGCCGGAGGCGGCGCTCGCGCTCGTGGGCGCCGCGCGGCGCCTCGGTGTCGCGGCCAAGGCGCGCGACGTGCGCGGCGTCGACCGCGTGGTCATCCGCGACGGTGACGCGATCGGCGCCATGCTCACCCGTCTCGGCGCCCACGACACGATGCTCGTGTGGGAGGAGCGCCGGGTGCGCCGCGAGGTGCGCGGCACGGCGAACCGGCTCGCGAACTTCGACGACGCGAACCTGCGCCGGTCGGCCCGCGCCGCCGTCGCGGCCGGCGCCCGCGTCGACCGCGCGTTCGAGATCCTCGGGGACGACCTGCCCGAGCACCTGCGCCAGGCCGGCGAGCTGCGCCTCGCGCACAAGGAGGCGTCGCTCGAGGAGCTCGGCAAGCTCGCGGACCCGCCGCTGACGAAGGACGCCGTCGCCGGGCGCATCCGTCGTCTGCTGGCGACCGCGGACCGCCGCGCGGCCGAGCTCGGCATCCCCGACACCGAGGCAGGCCTCAGTCCTGACCTGCTCGACCTCTGA
- a CDS encoding gluconeogenesis factor YvcK family protein → MSASAVGRFGDPARPAVVALGGGHGLSASLSALRLMTDRITAVVTVADDGGSSGRLRDEMGVLPPGDLRMALSALCDDSEWGRTWRDLLQHRFSTDGPLDRHSVGNLLIVALWELLGDTVGGLDLVGRLLGARGRVLPMSMVPLCIEADVRTQDGRAEVVRGQTHVAVTPHRIEQLRLDPVDPPACPEAVAAVMDADWVVLGPGSWYSSVLPHLLVPELRAALLGTSARIVVTLNLTPDDETAGMRAVDHLAVLRTHAPELPIHAVVADPASVEDVGELADLCAATGTRLLVRQVRRGDGSAVHDPLRLAAALRDVVDDYLGDVGTTTGTDALGGT, encoded by the coding sequence GTGAGCGCGTCGGCCGTGGGCCGGTTCGGCGACCCCGCCCGTCCGGCGGTCGTCGCGCTCGGCGGCGGGCACGGGCTGTCGGCGTCGCTCTCGGCGCTGCGGCTCATGACGGACCGCATCACCGCGGTCGTCACCGTCGCGGACGACGGCGGCTCCTCCGGTCGCCTGCGCGACGAGATGGGCGTGCTGCCGCCCGGTGACCTGCGGATGGCCCTGTCGGCGCTGTGCGACGACTCGGAGTGGGGTCGCACGTGGCGCGACCTGCTGCAGCACCGCTTCTCGACCGACGGCCCGCTGGACCGGCACTCCGTGGGCAACCTGCTCATCGTGGCGTTGTGGGAGCTGCTCGGGGACACCGTGGGGGGCCTCGACCTGGTCGGCCGGCTGCTGGGCGCCCGGGGCCGGGTGCTGCCGATGTCCATGGTGCCGTTGTGCATCGAGGCCGACGTGCGCACGCAGGACGGGCGGGCCGAGGTCGTCCGCGGCCAGACGCACGTCGCCGTCACGCCGCACCGGATCGAGCAGCTGCGCCTGGATCCCGTGGACCCGCCGGCGTGCCCGGAGGCCGTCGCCGCGGTCATGGACGCCGACTGGGTCGTGCTGGGACCGGGCTCCTGGTACTCCTCGGTGCTCCCGCACCTGCTGGTGCCCGAGCTGCGGGCCGCGCTGCTCGGGACGTCCGCGCGGATCGTGGTCACGCTCAACCTCACACCGGACGACGAGACCGCCGGCATGCGCGCCGTCGACCACCTCGCGGTGCTGCGCACGCACGCCCCCGAGCTGCCGATCCACGCCGTCGTCGCGGACCCCGCGTCCGTGGAGGACGTCGGTGAGCTCGCCGACCTGTGCGCGGCGACCGGCACGCGGCTGCTGGTGCGCCAGGTCCGCCGCGGCGACGGCAGCGCGGTCCACGACCCGCTACGCCTGGCCGCGGCCCTCCGCGACGTGGTCGACGACTACCTCGGCGACGTGGGGACCACGACGGGGACCGACGCGCTCGGCGGCACCTGA